The proteins below come from a single Burkholderia sp. FERM BP-3421 genomic window:
- the truB gene encoding tRNA pseudouridine(55) synthase TruB, which produces MTTAPQRPRVPRRMLDGVLLLDKPIGLSSNDALIRAKRLYLAKKAGHTGTLDPLASGLLPLCFGEATKFSQDLLEADKTYEATMRLGIRTTTGDAEGEAIDTREVRCDVAAVDAALARFRGEIVQVPPMYSALKRDGKPLYEYARAGQTVEREGRQVTIHALERIACALPDVSFRVTCSKGTYVRTLAEDIGEMLGCGAHLVALRRTGVGALTLEHAVTLDALSDAAEGERDAWLRPVDALLSTFPSMTLAADGARRLLQGQRIRLEDLGMAQTFADGETVRVYDEGGRLLGVGVINSGVLAPKRLLAGGGDAA; this is translated from the coding sequence ATGACGACTGCACCACAACGTCCGCGCGTGCCGCGCCGCATGCTCGACGGCGTGCTGTTGCTCGACAAGCCCATCGGGCTGTCCAGCAATGATGCGCTGATCCGCGCGAAGCGCCTCTATCTCGCCAAGAAGGCCGGCCATACCGGCACGCTCGATCCGCTGGCGTCCGGCCTGCTGCCGCTGTGCTTCGGCGAGGCCACCAAGTTTTCCCAGGATCTGCTCGAGGCCGACAAGACCTACGAGGCGACGATGCGTCTCGGCATCCGCACGACCACGGGCGACGCCGAAGGCGAGGCGATCGACACGCGCGAGGTGCGCTGCGACGTCGCGGCCGTCGACGCGGCGCTTGCGCGCTTCCGCGGCGAGATCGTGCAGGTGCCGCCGATGTACTCGGCGCTCAAGCGCGACGGCAAGCCATTGTACGAATACGCGCGCGCCGGACAGACGGTCGAGCGCGAAGGCCGCCAGGTCACGATCCACGCGCTGGAGCGGATCGCGTGCGCGCTGCCTGACGTGAGCTTCCGCGTGACCTGCAGCAAGGGCACCTACGTCCGCACGCTTGCCGAGGACATCGGCGAGATGCTCGGTTGCGGCGCGCACCTGGTCGCGCTGCGGCGCACGGGCGTCGGCGCGCTGACGCTCGAGCACGCGGTGACGCTCGATGCGTTGTCCGATGCGGCGGAGGGCGAGCGCGATGCGTGGCTGCGGCCCGTCGATGCGCTGCTGTCGACGTTTCCGAGCATGACGCTCGCGGCTGACGGCGCGCGGCGCCTGTTGCAGGGGCAGCGCATCCGGCTCGAGGATCTCGGCATGGCGCAGACGTTCGCCGACGGCGAAACGGTGCGCGTCTACGATGAGGGCGGGCGCCTGCTCGGCGTGGGCGTGATCAACAGCGGCGTGCTGGCCCCGAAGCGGCTGCTGGCCGGCGGCGGCGATGCCGCTTGA
- the rbfA gene encoding 30S ribosome-binding factor RbfA, with translation MSKKRTSPNRNVQIADQIQRDLSELIMREVKDPRIGIVTIQSVELTPDYAHAKVYFTVLTGDPAATQEALNHAAGHLHNLLFKRLHIHTVPTLHFHYDKTTEKAHEMSRLIDEANATRAKDD, from the coding sequence ATGTCGAAGAAACGTACTTCTCCCAATCGCAACGTGCAGATCGCGGACCAGATCCAGCGCGACCTGTCCGAACTCATCATGCGCGAGGTCAAGGACCCGCGGATCGGCATCGTGACGATCCAGAGCGTCGAGCTGACGCCGGATTACGCGCATGCGAAGGTCTATTTCACGGTGCTGACCGGCGATCCCGCCGCGACCCAGGAGGCGTTGAACCACGCCGCGGGCCACTTGCACAACCTGCTGTTCAAGCGCCTGCACATCCATACCGTGCCGACGCTGCACTTCCATTACGACAAGACGACCGAGAAGGCGCACGAGATGTCGCGCCTGATCGACGAGGCGAATGCGACGCGGGCGAAGGACGACTGA
- the infB gene encoding translation initiation factor IF-2, with protein sequence MASNNVAQFAAELKMPAGVLLEQLQAAGVQKASEDDALSETDKARLLDHLRKSHGATDGDKRKITLTRRHTSEIKQADATGKARTIQVEVRKKRTFVKRDDVSETGAEHDQQAQDAETDADLKRREEEARREAELLEKQAQELRERQERLEREEAERRAKEEAAEAERRRAEEDAAAKRAAEAAQVAQVAQQVAAAKEEEQAKEAQVQTQEDERAAADRAAQREAAKKAEDAAREAADKARAEQEEIRKRREAAEAEARAIREMMNTPRKAQVKAPEPPKPAEPPKAAEAKGTLHKPAKPAGETARPAAAKKPAGAAAPATTTTAPAGDRKKPGGKGGWQDDAAKRRGIKTRGDSSGGVDRGWRGGPKGRGKHQDNGSSFQAPTEPIVREVHVPETISVADLAHKMSVKASEVIKIMMKLGQMVTINQVLDQETAMIIVEELGHRAVAAKLDDPEALLVEGETGSDAEQLPRPPVVTVMGHVDHGKTSLLDYIRRAKVAAGEAGGITQHIGAYHVETPRGVVTFLDTPGHEAFTAMRARGAKATDIVVLVVAADDGVMPQTKEAIAHAKAGGVPIVVAINKIDKPEANPDRVKQELVAEGVVPEEYGGDSPFVPVSAKAGTGIDDLLENVLLQAEVLELKAPVEAPAKGIVIEAKLDKGKGPVATILVQSGTLNRGDVVLAGTAYGRVRAMLDENGKPTKEAGPSIPVEIQGLSEVPGAGEEVIVLPDERKAREIALFRQGKFRDVKLAKQQAAKLESMLEQMGEGEVQNLPLIIKADVQGSQEALVQSLVKLSTSEVRVQIVHSAVGGISESDVNLATASKAVIIGFNTRADAQARRLAESNGIDIRYYNIIYDAVDEVKAAMSGMLAPEKRETVTGMVEVRQVFKVPKIGAVAGCMVTDGLVKRSSSVRVLRNNVVIFTGELDSLKRFKDDVKEVKQGFECGMSIKNFNDIVEGDQFEVFEVTEVARTL encoded by the coding sequence ATGGCGAGTAACAACGTAGCCCAATTTGCCGCGGAACTGAAAATGCCTGCTGGTGTGCTGCTCGAACAGCTGCAGGCAGCGGGCGTCCAGAAAGCGAGTGAAGACGATGCGCTGTCCGAGACGGACAAGGCGCGTCTGCTCGATCATTTGCGTAAATCGCACGGCGCGACCGATGGCGACAAGCGCAAGATCACGCTGACCCGCCGGCATACGTCGGAGATCAAGCAGGCCGACGCGACGGGCAAGGCTCGCACCATTCAGGTCGAGGTGCGCAAGAAGCGCACGTTCGTCAAGCGTGACGACGTGAGCGAGACCGGTGCCGAGCACGATCAGCAGGCTCAGGATGCGGAAACCGATGCGGATCTGAAGCGTCGCGAAGAAGAGGCGCGTCGCGAGGCGGAACTGCTCGAGAAGCAGGCGCAGGAACTGCGCGAGCGCCAGGAACGCCTGGAACGCGAGGAAGCCGAGCGTCGGGCCAAGGAAGAGGCGGCCGAGGCCGAGCGTCGCCGCGCCGAGGAAGACGCAGCCGCGAAGCGTGCTGCGGAAGCCGCTCAGGTGGCGCAGGTGGCGCAGCAGGTTGCTGCCGCCAAGGAAGAAGAGCAGGCGAAGGAAGCACAAGTGCAGACGCAGGAAGACGAGCGCGCCGCCGCGGATCGCGCGGCGCAGCGCGAAGCGGCGAAGAAGGCCGAAGACGCAGCCCGCGAGGCGGCGGACAAGGCACGCGCCGAACAAGAAGAAATTCGCAAGCGTCGCGAGGCCGCCGAGGCGGAAGCGCGCGCGATTCGCGAGATGATGAATACGCCGCGCAAGGCCCAGGTGAAGGCGCCCGAGCCGCCGAAGCCGGCCGAGCCGCCGAAGGCCGCCGAGGCCAAGGGCACGCTGCACAAGCCGGCCAAGCCGGCTGGCGAGACGGCGCGTCCGGCTGCTGCGAAGAAGCCGGCCGGCGCGGCCGCGCCGGCGACCACCACCACGGCGCCCGCGGGCGACCGCAAGAAGCCGGGTGGCAAGGGCGGCTGGCAGGACGACGCGGCGAAGCGCCGCGGCATCAAGACGCGCGGCGATTCGAGCGGCGGCGTCGACCGCGGCTGGCGCGGCGGCCCGAAGGGGCGCGGCAAGCACCAGGACAACGGGTCGTCGTTCCAGGCGCCGACCGAGCCGATCGTGCGTGAAGTGCACGTGCCGGAAACCATCTCGGTCGCCGACCTGGCGCACAAGATGTCGGTGAAGGCGTCGGAAGTCATCAAGATCATGATGAAGCTCGGCCAGATGGTCACGATCAACCAGGTGCTGGACCAGGAAACGGCGATGATCATCGTCGAGGAACTGGGGCACCGGGCGGTCGCGGCGAAGCTGGACGATCCGGAAGCGCTGCTGGTCGAAGGCGAAACGGGCAGCGACGCGGAGCAACTGCCGCGTCCGCCGGTCGTCACGGTCATGGGCCACGTCGACCACGGCAAGACCTCGCTGCTCGACTACATCCGTCGCGCGAAGGTGGCGGCCGGTGAAGCGGGCGGGATCACGCAGCACATCGGCGCTTACCACGTCGAGACGCCGCGCGGCGTCGTCACGTTCCTCGACACGCCGGGTCACGAGGCCTTCACGGCCATGCGTGCCCGCGGTGCGAAGGCAACCGACATCGTGGTCCTGGTGGTCGCGGCCGACGACGGCGTGATGCCGCAGACGAAGGAAGCCATTGCCCACGCAAAGGCGGGTGGCGTGCCGATCGTCGTGGCGATCAACAAGATCGACAAGCCGGAAGCGAATCCGGACCGCGTGAAGCAGGAACTGGTCGCGGAAGGCGTCGTGCCGGAAGAATACGGTGGCGATTCGCCGTTCGTGCCGGTGTCCGCCAAGGCGGGCACGGGTATCGACGACCTGCTCGAGAACGTGTTGCTGCAGGCCGAAGTGCTCGAACTGAAGGCGCCGGTCGAGGCGCCGGCGAAGGGCATCGTGATCGAAGCCAAGCTCGACAAGGGCAAGGGGCCGGTCGCGACGATCCTCGTGCAGTCCGGTACGCTGAACCGCGGCGACGTCGTGCTTGCGGGCACCGCTTACGGCCGGGTCCGTGCGATGCTCGATGAGAACGGCAAGCCGACCAAGGAAGCCGGCCCGTCGATTCCGGTCGAGATCCAGGGTCTGTCGGAAGTGCCGGGCGCAGGCGAGGAAGTCATCGTGCTGCCGGACGAGCGCAAGGCGCGCGAAATCGCGCTGTTCCGCCAGGGCAAGTTCCGCGACGTCAAGCTCGCGAAGCAGCAGGCCGCGAAGCTCGAAAGCATGCTCGAGCAGATGGGCGAGGGCGAGGTGCAGAACCTGCCCCTCATCATCAAGGCTGACGTGCAGGGCTCGCAGGAAGCGCTCGTGCAGTCGCTCGTCAAGCTGTCGACGAGCGAAGTGCGCGTGCAGATCGTCCACAGCGCGGTCGGTGGCATCAGCGAAAGCGACGTCAACCTCGCGACGGCATCGAAGGCGGTCATCATCGGCTTCAACACGCGCGCCGATGCACAGGCGCGGCGTCTCGCCGAGTCGAACGGCATCGACATCCGCTACTACAACATCATCTACGACGCCGTGGATGAGGTGAAGGCGGCGATGTCGGGCATGCTGGCGCCGGAAAAGCGCGAGACGGTCACGGGCATGGTCGAGGTGCGCCAGGTGTTCAAGGTGCCGAAGATCGGCGCGGTGGCCGGCTGTATGGTCACGGACGGCCTGGTCAAGCGCTCGTCGTCGGTGCGCGTGCTGCGCAACAACGTCGTCATCTTCACGGGCGAGCTCGATTCGCTCAAGCGCTTCAAGGACGATGTGAAGGAAGTGAAGCAGGGCTTCGAATGCGGTATGTCGATCAAGAATTTCAACGACATCGTTGAAGGCGATCAATTCGAAGTCTTCGAGGTCACGGAAGTCGCGCGTACCTTGTAA
- the nusA gene encoding transcription termination factor NusA, translated as MSREVLMLVDALAREKNVDKDVVLGALEAALASASKKLFDEGAEIRVQIDRESGEHETFRRWLVVPDEAGLQEPDREILLFEAREDHPDVEVGEYIEQPVPSIEFGRIGAQAAKQVILQKVRDAEREQILNDYLERGEKIMTGTVKRLDKGNFIVESGRVEALLRRDQLIPKENLRVGDRVRAYIAKVDRTARGPQIELSRTAPEFLMKLFEMEVPEIEQGLLEIKAAARDSGVRAKIGVVAYDKRIDPIGTCVGIRGSRVQAVRNELGGENIDIVLWSEDPAQFVIGALAPAAVQSIVVDEEKHSMDVVVDENEQAIAIGRSGQNVRLASELTGWQINIMTPDESALKQNEERDTLRGLFMARLDVDEEVADILIDEGFTSLEEIAYVPLNEMLEIEAFDEDTVHELRNRARDALLTMAIANEEKVENAALDLKSLDGLTPELLTKLAEQGVQTRDDLAELAVDELVEMTGMEEEAAKALIMKAREHWFQ; from the coding sequence ATGAGTCGCGAAGTGTTGATGCTGGTGGATGCGCTGGCGCGCGAGAAGAACGTCGACAAGGATGTGGTGCTGGGCGCCCTCGAGGCGGCGCTCGCATCCGCATCCAAGAAGCTGTTCGACGAAGGCGCCGAAATCCGCGTCCAGATCGATCGTGAGAGCGGCGAACACGAAACCTTCCGGCGTTGGCTCGTCGTACCCGATGAGGCCGGCCTGCAAGAGCCGGACCGCGAGATCCTGCTGTTCGAGGCGCGTGAAGACCACCCCGACGTCGAAGTCGGCGAGTACATCGAGCAACCGGTGCCCTCGATCGAATTCGGCCGGATCGGCGCGCAGGCCGCCAAGCAGGTGATCCTGCAGAAGGTGCGCGACGCGGAGCGCGAGCAGATCCTGAACGACTACCTCGAGCGCGGCGAGAAGATCATGACCGGCACGGTCAAGCGGCTCGACAAGGGCAATTTCATCGTCGAATCGGGCCGCGTCGAGGCGCTGCTGCGCCGCGACCAGCTGATTCCGAAGGAAAACCTGCGGGTCGGCGATCGCGTGCGCGCCTATATCGCGAAGGTCGATCGCACCGCACGCGGTCCGCAGATCGAGCTGTCGCGCACCGCGCCCGAATTCCTGATGAAGCTGTTCGAGATGGAAGTGCCCGAGATCGAGCAGGGGCTGCTGGAGATCAAGGCGGCCGCGCGTGATTCGGGCGTGCGCGCGAAGATCGGCGTGGTCGCCTACGACAAGCGCATCGATCCGATCGGCACCTGCGTCGGCATCCGCGGTTCGCGTGTGCAGGCCGTGCGCAATGAGCTTGGTGGCGAAAACATCGACATCGTGCTATGGTCGGAGGATCCTGCCCAGTTCGTGATCGGCGCGCTCGCGCCGGCAGCGGTCCAGTCGATCGTCGTCGATGAAGAAAAGCACTCGATGGATGTCGTCGTCGACGAAAACGAACAGGCCATCGCGATCGGCCGCAGCGGTCAGAACGTGCGCCTCGCGAGCGAACTGACCGGCTGGCAGATCAACATCATGACGCCGGACGAATCCGCGCTGAAGCAGAACGAGGAGCGCGACACGCTGCGCGGCCTGTTCATGGCGCGCCTCGACGTCGACGAGGAAGTCGCGGACATCCTGATCGACGAAGGCTTCACGAGCCTCGAAGAGATCGCCTACGTGCCGTTGAACGAAATGCTCGAAATCGAGGCTTTCGACGAAGACACCGTCCACGAGCTGCGCAACCGCGCGCGCGATGCGCTGCTGACGATGGCGATCGCAAACGAAGAGAAAGTCGAAAACGCCGCGCTCGATCTGAAAAGTCTCGATGGCCTCACGCCGGAACTGCTCACGAAGCTGGCCGAGCAGGGCGTGCAGACGCGTGACGATCTCGCCGAGCTGGCTGTCGACGAACTGGTCGAGATGACCGGGATGGAAGAAGAAGCTGCAAAGGCGCTGATCATGAAGGCGCGCGAACACTGGTTTCAGTGA
- the rimP gene encoding ribosome maturation factor RimP: protein MQLTELIETTVTGLGYELVDLERTGRGMLCVYIDQPAGIAIEDCEKVTRQLQHVLTVENIDYERLEVSSPGLDRPLKKLTDFERFAGSEIVITLKKPLDGRKTYRGILHAPNGETIGLEFERKKGEAAMLDFTLADIDKARLIPHVDFRSRKQ, encoded by the coding sequence GTGCAACTGACGGAACTGATAGAAACCACGGTCACCGGGCTCGGTTACGAGCTGGTCGATCTCGAGCGCACCGGGCGCGGCATGCTGTGCGTCTACATCGATCAGCCCGCCGGCATCGCGATCGAGGATTGCGAGAAGGTCACGCGTCAGCTCCAGCACGTATTGACGGTCGAAAACATCGATTACGAACGGCTCGAAGTCTCGTCCCCGGGACTCGACCGCCCGTTGAAGAAGCTGACTGATTTCGAACGATTCGCGGGCAGCGAAATCGTCATCACCCTGAAGAAACCGCTGGATGGCCGCAAGACCTACCGGGGCATCCTGCATGCGCCGAATGGCGAAACGATCGGTTTGGAATTTGAGAGGAAGAAGGGCGAGGCGGCCATGCTGGATTTCACGCTGGCCGATATCGACAAAGCCCGCCTGATTCCGCACGTTGATTTTAGGAGCCGCAAACAATGA
- the rluB gene encoding 23S rRNA pseudouridine(2605) synthase RluB, translating to MTDTHDTDASESAHAVQAARADGAPEQQAQDAGGDEQRPRRGLRRGPRSLIARRRAAAKSKTGDGAEGAVDAPEAGDEAQPPARAPRKEGAAKAPRKPAAGKREGAARQGQAAPKGKRGAAAAAEGAAGEAGQDDVFAYVTSPAFDADNEAEGGAHAPMLRRGRQASKRVLAPDDDAPKLHKVLAEAGMGSRREMEELIVAGRVSVNGEPAHIGQRIMPTDQVRINGKPVRRKLPNKPPRVLIYHKPTGEIVSHADPEGRASVFDRLPPMKTAKWLAVGRLDFNTEGLLMLTTSGDLANRFMHPRYSVEREYAVRVVGELSEGMRQKLLHGVELEDGPANFLRIRDGGGEGTNHWYHVALAEGRNREVRRMFEAAGLMVSRLIRTRHGPIGLPRGLKRGRWEELEEAEVRRLMASVGLKAPSEDKAKRGGGADQAERRQPDPMQTSMGFLNREPVLTTHGQLDQPRRGGGRRGAAGSAFGVGASYGGLPSGAGYGNRPGNGGSGGYGNRSGNGGGNGGGFGNRAGNGNGGGNANGNRAGGRDVDGNRMSYGGANGNKRGAAGKGGGRNANGNGNRAEGNAAGGGRGGQRAQQPRNRSRGR from the coding sequence TTGACAGATACCCACGACACTGATGCGTCTGAATCCGCGCATGCCGTTCAGGCGGCGCGGGCCGACGGAGCGCCCGAGCAGCAGGCTCAGGACGCCGGCGGCGACGAGCAACGCCCGCGCCGCGGCCTGCGGCGCGGTCCGCGCAGCCTGATCGCACGCCGCCGGGCGGCGGCCAAATCGAAGACCGGCGACGGCGCGGAAGGCGCGGTCGACGCGCCGGAAGCCGGCGACGAGGCGCAGCCGCCCGCACGGGCGCCGCGCAAGGAAGGCGCGGCCAAGGCGCCGCGCAAGCCGGCGGCCGGCAAGCGAGAAGGGGCTGCGCGCCAGGGGCAGGCTGCTCCCAAGGGCAAGCGGGGCGCCGCCGCGGCTGCCGAGGGCGCCGCGGGCGAGGCCGGCCAGGACGATGTGTTCGCCTACGTGACGTCGCCGGCATTCGATGCCGACAACGAGGCGGAAGGCGGCGCGCACGCGCCGATGCTGCGCCGCGGTCGTCAGGCCAGCAAGCGTGTGCTGGCGCCGGACGATGACGCGCCGAAGCTGCACAAGGTGCTGGCGGAGGCCGGCATGGGTTCGCGCCGCGAGATGGAAGAGCTGATCGTGGCCGGCCGGGTGTCGGTGAACGGCGAGCCGGCTCACATCGGCCAGCGCATCATGCCGACCGACCAGGTGCGGATCAACGGCAAGCCGGTCAGGCGCAAGCTGCCGAACAAGCCGCCGCGCGTGCTGATCTATCACAAGCCGACGGGCGAGATCGTGAGCCACGCCGATCCGGAAGGGCGCGCGTCGGTGTTCGACCGCCTGCCGCCGATGAAGACGGCGAAATGGCTGGCGGTCGGCCGGCTCGACTTCAACACCGAAGGTCTGCTCATGCTGACGACCTCCGGCGATCTCGCGAACCGCTTCATGCACCCGCGTTACAGCGTCGAGCGCGAGTATGCGGTGCGGGTGGTCGGCGAGTTGTCGGAAGGAATGCGCCAGAAGCTGCTGCACGGCGTCGAGCTGGAGGACGGTCCTGCGAACTTCCTGCGCATCCGTGACGGCGGCGGCGAGGGCACCAATCACTGGTACCACGTGGCGCTGGCGGAAGGGCGCAACCGCGAGGTGCGACGCATGTTCGAGGCGGCCGGGCTGATGGTGAGCCGCCTGATTCGTACGCGCCACGGTCCGATCGGGTTGCCGCGCGGGCTGAAGCGCGGCCGCTGGGAGGAGCTGGAGGAGGCGGAAGTCCGTCGTCTGATGGCCTCGGTCGGCCTGAAGGCGCCGAGCGAGGACAAGGCGAAGCGGGGCGGTGGCGCCGATCAGGCCGAGCGTCGTCAGCCGGACCCGATGCAAACCTCGATGGGCTTCCTCAACCGCGAGCCGGTGCTGACGACGCATGGCCAGCTCGACCAGCCGCGACGCGGCGGCGGCCGGCGTGGCGCGGCGGGCAGCGCGTTCGGCGTGGGCGCCAGCTATGGCGGCCTGCCGAGCGGCGCCGGCTACGGCAATCGCCCGGGCAATGGCGGCAGCGGCGGCTACGGCAACCGTTCGGGTAATGGTGGCGGCAACGGCGGCGGCTTCGGCAACCGGGCGGGCAACGGCAACGGTGGCGGCAACGCTAACGGCAACCGCGCGGGCGGCCGCGACGTCGACGGCAATCGCATGTCGTACGGCGGTGCGAACGGCAACAAGCGCGGCGCTGCCGGCAAGGGCGGCGGCCGCAACGCAAACGGCAACGGCAACCGCGCCGAGGGCAATGCGGCGGGCGGCGGGCGCGGCGGTCAGCGCGCGCAGCAGCCGCGCAACCGCTCGCGCGGGCGCTGA
- the scpB gene encoding SMC-Scp complex subunit ScpB, with the protein MNTQEAKIVLETALICAQEPLKLGDLRKLFADSVSADTVRTLIEDLKQEWSGRGVELVGLASGWRFQSKPAMRTYLDRLHPEKPPKYSRAVLETLAIIAYRQPVTRGDIEEIRGVTVNTQVVKQLEDRGWIEVIGHRDVPGRPALYATTKQFLDDLGLKALDELPALEEPAAHLEASLLAQQSIDFADGAQADAVEPAPDGEPAADVPSAASGLPEGGPDAEAPAGSEAMSEAVADASEEEHPGVPVDPDRQAPEAANRAPDVAEAASGQAAEEDRGAIGGIPHDAGPDRAQPETLEDTPDSLADAVRSASEATPASEPPDEAEPAQRRA; encoded by the coding sequence ATGAATACCCAAGAGGCGAAGATCGTCCTCGAGACTGCTTTGATCTGCGCACAGGAGCCGCTGAAGCTCGGCGATCTGCGCAAGCTCTTTGCCGACAGCGTGTCGGCCGATACAGTCCGAACATTGATCGAAGATCTAAAACAGGAATGGTCCGGGCGGGGCGTCGAGCTTGTCGGCCTCGCATCGGGGTGGCGCTTTCAGAGCAAGCCCGCGATGCGCACGTATCTCGACCGCCTGCATCCTGAAAAACCGCCGAAGTATTCGCGCGCGGTGCTGGAGACGCTTGCGATCATCGCGTACCGGCAGCCGGTGACGCGCGGCGATATCGAGGAAATTCGCGGCGTGACCGTGAATACGCAGGTCGTGAAGCAACTCGAGGATCGCGGCTGGATCGAGGTGATCGGTCATCGCGACGTACCGGGGCGCCCGGCGCTGTACGCGACCACCAAGCAGTTTCTCGACGATCTCGGGCTGAAGGCGCTGGACGAACTGCCTGCGCTCGAGGAGCCCGCGGCGCATCTCGAGGCCAGCTTGCTCGCGCAGCAGTCGATCGATTTCGCGGATGGAGCGCAGGCCGATGCGGTCGAGCCCGCGCCGGACGGCGAACCGGCGGCCGACGTGCCGAGCGCCGCAAGCGGATTGCCGGAAGGCGGGCCCGACGCGGAGGCGCCGGCCGGATCGGAGGCGATGTCGGAAGCCGTCGCCGATGCGAGCGAGGAAGAACACCCCGGCGTCCCGGTCGATCCAGACCGGCAGGCGCCGGAAGCAGCAAACCGCGCACCGGATGTCGCCGAAGCGGCGTCCGGACAGGCGGCGGAGGAAGACCGCGGCGCGATCGGTGGCATCCCGCATGACGCCGGTCCGGACCGGGCGCAGCCGGAGACGTTGGAGGATACCCCCGACAGTCTCGCCGATGCTGTGCGCAGCGCAAGCGAAGCGACCCCCGCGAGCGAGCCGCCGGACGAAGCAGAACCCGCGCAGCGCCGCGCCTGA
- a CDS encoding LysR family transcriptional regulator → MNITLRQLRVFIAVARLRSFSRAGDEIGLTQSAVSRCVRELEGEIGLKLIDRTTRDVQLTDVGSNLIASVSRLLVDLDDALREIREIGEQRRGRVIVAASPTIACRLMPRVVAACERQFPFVTLGLRDDVQSDVLHKVKSGEVDFGVVIGPLAVGEVVCEPLMTDSFCLVARADHPLAARDSVPWTALDGERLVLLDYASGSRPLIDAALAAHRVAAPVVQELGHSATVFGLVEAGVGVSVLPWLSLPLPAGSSLVARPLTPRAERTVELVRRRDRSLSPAAEAIWGLVKDMPPRSEELD, encoded by the coding sequence ATGAATATCACCCTTCGGCAGTTGCGGGTGTTCATCGCCGTGGCGCGGCTCAGGAGCTTCAGCCGGGCGGGGGACGAGATCGGTCTGACCCAGTCCGCGGTCAGCCGCTGCGTGCGCGAACTCGAGGGAGAGATCGGGCTCAAGCTGATCGACCGGACGACGCGCGACGTGCAGTTGACCGACGTCGGCTCGAATCTGATCGCGAGCGTGTCGCGCCTGCTCGTGGATCTCGACGACGCGCTGCGGGAGATCCGGGAGATCGGCGAGCAGCGTCGTGGCCGGGTGATCGTCGCCGCGAGCCCGACGATCGCGTGCCGCCTGATGCCGCGGGTCGTGGCCGCATGCGAGCGGCAGTTTCCGTTCGTCACGCTCGGGTTGCGTGATGATGTGCAGAGCGACGTGCTCCACAAAGTGAAGTCGGGGGAGGTGGATTTCGGCGTGGTGATCGGGCCGCTCGCCGTCGGCGAGGTGGTGTGCGAGCCGTTGATGACCGATTCGTTTTGCCTGGTCGCGCGCGCCGACCATCCGCTCGCGGCCCGCGACAGCGTGCCCTGGACCGCGCTCGACGGAGAGCGGCTGGTGCTGCTCGATTACGCATCCGGAAGCCGGCCGCTGATCGACGCGGCGCTCGCGGCCCACCGGGTGGCCGCGCCGGTGGTACAGGAATTGGGGCATTCCGCGACGGTGTTCGGACTGGTCGAGGCGGGGGTCGGCGTCAGCGTGCTGCCGTGGCTTTCGCTGCCGCTGCCGGCCGGTTCGTCGCTCGTCGCGCGGCCGCTCACGCCGCGCGCGGAGCGCACGGTCGAGCTGGTGCGGCGGCGCGACCGCTCGTTGTCGCCCGCGGCCGAGGCGATCTGGGGGCTGGTGAAGGACATGCCGCCGCGTTCGGAGGAGCTCGACTGA
- a CDS encoding transposase, whose translation MMLFDDLRDNEWALVEGLFCSEPARNERRGRPRVEARSVVNAVLWVLSTGEGWSKLPGRYPSPPTCRRRFDEWQADGTLAEVVKRLGTGGRQISLRGRIGASAVKPPAPPSRDRLRGAFWTNPESWRAPVKMA comes from the coding sequence ATGATGCTGTTCGACGATTTGAGAGATAACGAATGGGCGCTGGTCGAGGGACTGTTCTGCTCGGAGCCTGCACGCAATGAGCGTCGTGGCCGTCCGCGCGTGGAAGCACGCTCGGTGGTGAACGCCGTTCTGTGGGTGCTGTCGACGGGCGAAGGCTGGTCGAAGCTGCCCGGCCGCTATCCGTCGCCGCCGACCTGCCGTCGACGCTTCGACGAATGGCAGGCCGACGGCACGCTCGCCGAGGTCGTCAAGCGCCTCGGAACGGGCGGGCGACAGATCTCGCTGCGCGGGCGCATCGGCGCAAGCGCGGTCAAGCCACCCGCGCCGCCGAGCCGCGACCGGCTGCGCGGCGCGTTCTGGACCAATCCGGAATCCTGGCGCGCCCCCGTCAAGATGGCCTGA